From a single Hymenobacter sp. YIM 151500-1 genomic region:
- a CDS encoding right-handed parallel beta-helix repeat-containing protein, with product MLFSFPSLRAGSWPPWPVLGAAALLLSAEAAAQPSAESLPIGAQSVSYPVPTAGEVRYVKPDGDNSADGKTLATAWRTLGKAITSAPDGATVVFKGGTYRASSEGVGMDRRLILQPYLNDVVWFKGSVTIPAAEWKTDGSTRWVKNNWTYQLPRDPDGASIDQANAPLAGYTDMVYLNGNRLVQVATKAEVGPGKFYVDYGTQQLYLGDNPSGKTVEATAYKRGMSVVKNPANSFDPSGSVVRGLGFAHFAEAGLGIGDQDVTVEDCTFAWNGQNGLVFFGQNNPSGAVLRYNRFAYNGMAGASGGRANNALVAHNRFDHNNVENFNRFWSAAGFKLTTSDNVVLRDNVAEDNNSTGFWLDVDCRNATIIRNTARRNTAFGIFFEVSRGALIASNLSVGNSTGIAVSNSRDARLYNNTLVSNGRALLVNEGDRTPSAAEKARGADYRTRGTVLKNNLIAKVTGSTAVIESYRPCSDTAQALVTAMDFNAYYRTAANQPAKFAHNWVLAGSSQGCFKFPLTLQQFQELTGLERNGLAIDGGPGEPFLVNAAADGTGNYRLKPGSLAYRRGEPLPAGVAAALGVPAGVAVDLGYLFDAGSYGNNVPTVTSITLINADTDQPIAAFNPLGDGATLNLAKLPTRRLSIRANTTPADIGSVRFGLDGNANFRVENSVPYALAGDNPGPDYGAWTPSLGPHTLTVTPYSQAGASGTAGPARTFTFTVVESLVDNPGFEAGGQATGNPAGWSTTSAGGHTNADYTQAGTPHGGRFHAVHFKNTAYDVYTSQLIENLPDGLYTFRAWVRVAGGYTGSRLQVENHGGSTLTKTLPSTNWQWAQVSLPNINVTSGRARIGFYTVAGASQGIQFDDVEFVRQPGASTPAARQSAGQATSEAGAAEVVFYPVPVVDKLTIDLPGAKGEELVEVVVTTTLGQQVLARTLPLNGARTLVLDLGHLSNGIYTVTVLRGGLRRVVQVPVAH from the coding sequence ATGCTATTTTCTTTCCCCTCTCTCCGGGCGGGCAGTTGGCCGCCGTGGCCAGTGCTGGGCGCCGCCGCGCTGCTACTTTCGGCCGAAGCCGCCGCCCAGCCCTCGGCCGAAAGCCTGCCCATCGGCGCCCAGAGCGTCAGCTACCCCGTGCCTACCGCTGGCGAAGTGCGCTACGTGAAGCCCGACGGCGACAACAGCGCCGACGGCAAAACCCTGGCCACGGCCTGGCGCACCCTGGGCAAAGCCATTACCAGCGCCCCCGACGGGGCCACCGTAGTTTTCAAAGGCGGCACCTACCGCGCCAGCAGTGAAGGCGTGGGCATGGACCGCCGCCTCATCCTCCAGCCCTACCTCAACGACGTAGTGTGGTTTAAGGGCAGCGTGACCATTCCCGCGGCCGAGTGGAAAACCGATGGCAGCACCCGGTGGGTGAAAAACAACTGGACCTACCAGCTGCCCCGCGACCCTGACGGGGCCAGCATCGACCAGGCCAATGCCCCGCTGGCCGGCTACACCGACATGGTGTACCTCAACGGCAACCGGCTCGTGCAGGTAGCCACCAAGGCGGAAGTCGGGCCGGGCAAGTTCTACGTCGATTACGGCACCCAGCAGCTCTACCTTGGCGACAACCCCAGCGGCAAGACGGTAGAGGCCACGGCCTACAAGCGGGGAATGTCGGTGGTGAAAAACCCGGCCAACTCGTTTGACCCCAGTGGCAGCGTGGTGCGGGGGCTGGGCTTTGCCCACTTCGCCGAAGCCGGCCTGGGCATCGGCGACCAGGACGTGACGGTGGAGGACTGCACCTTCGCCTGGAACGGGCAAAACGGCCTGGTCTTCTTCGGGCAAAACAACCCCTCGGGCGCCGTGCTGCGCTACAACCGCTTTGCCTACAACGGCATGGCGGGTGCTTCGGGCGGCCGGGCCAACAACGCGCTGGTGGCCCACAACCGCTTCGACCACAACAATGTGGAGAACTTCAACCGGTTTTGGTCGGCGGCGGGCTTCAAGCTGACTACTTCCGACAACGTGGTGCTCCGCGACAACGTGGCGGAAGACAACAACTCGACCGGCTTCTGGCTGGACGTGGACTGCCGCAACGCCACCATCATCCGCAACACGGCCCGGCGCAATACGGCCTTTGGCATCTTCTTCGAGGTGTCGCGCGGGGCGCTGATTGCCTCCAACCTGAGCGTGGGCAACAGCACGGGCATTGCCGTAAGCAACTCGCGCGACGCCCGCCTGTACAACAACACCCTGGTCAGCAACGGGCGGGCCCTGCTCGTGAACGAAGGCGACCGGACGCCCTCGGCCGCCGAAAAAGCCCGCGGCGCCGACTACCGCACCCGCGGCACGGTGCTCAAGAACAACCTGATTGCCAAAGTCACCGGCTCCACGGCCGTTATTGAGTCGTACCGCCCTTGCTCCGACACGGCGCAGGCCCTGGTAACGGCCATGGATTTCAACGCCTACTACCGCACGGCGGCAAACCAGCCGGCTAAGTTTGCTCACAACTGGGTGCTGGCCGGCTCCAGCCAGGGCTGCTTTAAGTTTCCGCTCACGCTGCAGCAGTTTCAGGAGCTGACCGGCCTGGAGCGCAACGGCCTGGCCATTGACGGCGGGCCCGGCGAGCCATTCCTCGTAAATGCCGCCGCCGACGGCACGGGCAACTACCGCCTCAAGCCGGGCAGCCTGGCCTACCGCCGCGGCGAGCCGCTGCCCGCCGGCGTGGCCGCCGCCCTGGGCGTGCCGGCCGGCGTGGCCGTGGACCTGGGCTACCTGTTTGACGCGGGCAGCTACGGCAACAACGTGCCCACTGTCACGAGCATTACCCTCATCAACGCCGACACCGACCAGCCCATTGCCGCCTTCAATCCGCTGGGCGACGGAGCCACGCTCAACCTGGCCAAGCTACCCACCCGCCGCCTCAGCATCCGGGCCAATACTACCCCCGCCGACATCGGCAGCGTCCGTTTCGGCCTGGACGGCAACGCCAACTTCCGCGTCGAGAACAGCGTGCCCTACGCCCTGGCCGGCGACAACCCCGGCCCCGACTACGGCGCCTGGACGCCCAGCCTGGGCCCGCACACGCTGACCGTAACGCCCTACAGCCAGGCCGGCGCCAGTGGTACGGCCGGGCCGGCGCGCACCTTCACGTTCACGGTGGTAGAAAGCCTAGTCGACAATCCGGGCTTTGAAGCGGGCGGCCAGGCCACCGGCAACCCGGCCGGCTGGTCTACCACCTCGGCCGGCGGCCACACCAACGCCGACTACACCCAGGCCGGCACGCCCCACGGCGGCAGGTTCCACGCCGTGCACTTCAAGAACACGGCCTACGACGTGTACACCAGCCAGCTGATTGAGAACCTGCCCGATGGGCTGTACACCTTCCGGGCCTGGGTGCGCGTGGCCGGCGGCTACACCGGCAGCCGCTTGCAGGTGGAAAACCACGGCGGCAGCACCCTCACCAAGACGCTGCCCTCCACCAACTGGCAGTGGGCCCAGGTAAGCCTGCCCAACATCAACGTGACCAGCGGCCGGGCCCGCATCGGGTTCTACACCGTGGCCGGTGCCAGCCAGGGCATTCAGTTCGACGATGTGGAGTTTGTGCGCCAGCCCGGAGCCTCAACCCCGGCCGCCCGGCAAAGCGCCGGGCAGGCCACTTCGGAGGCCGGCGCTGCGGAGGTGGTCTTCTACCCCGTTCCCGTCGTGGACAAGCTCACCATCGACCTGCCCGGAGCGAAAGGGGAGGAGCTGGTGGAAGTGGTGGTAACGACTACGCTCGGCCAGCAGGTGCTGGCCCGCACCTTGCCGCTCAACGGTGCCCGCACGCTTGTCCTGGACCTGGGCCACCTGAGCAACGGCATCTACACCGTCACGGTGCTGCGGGGCGGGCTGCGCCGCGTGGTGCAGGTTCCAGTGGCTCACTGA
- a CDS encoding RICIN domain-containing protein, with translation MAHTLLLTTAALPGALHRYVRGLALAAGLLLSSAAHAQEQARPADALAGSMGIGGRLDWATNEGNFHHVSAAIRGVGFRYVRVGALPECTGCDSRAQYYQNLRDLADQGNIKFCAVVDRWTSREALENFLQEMGPRVYALEGQNEAFHFGEGFAYANSLELQQMIWSVAKANGRNLQMYSWSLGGDAGNYDTMPSTDAYCDAGTIHPYHWFGDYTRGYNSAKASASLHQAWRAERNADGSWSHYKRSGFISAIRNKMISPSKPVVATEVGWATISLTDPAVSTSARLRFAPRVFLETFNAGIIRTFYYNIYETQGRGYSLTTGPNTSTLNDAGLAVKNLLALTADPGASFTPGSLNYSLSTASGMATQDDQEVTTTEIHHTLLQKRNGKFQLILWVDANSHDGAVADQSVTVTLNGLTASSVATYRPVQGTSVVQTFANTASFTVAVPDHPLIVEITPASSGGNPSPVQAAYGGTARTLPGTIQAEDYDTGGQGVAYSDSDGGNNGGAYRAAEAVDLQATTDAGGGQNVGWTADGEWLEYTVNVATAGVYDVKLRLASPSAGKQLRVKVGTTTLGTATVPNTSTWQTWQTVTLPGVSLSAGNSQVLRLEIIGGSFNLNWVQFESKGLADGVYTLTPACGPDVRLDVSNGLMADGTDVRTWTVNQHPAQEWLVQKQPDGTYRLSSAINNNYVLDVRAGSASSGNGTEVELYHWNGGANQRWLLNDVGNGYFELVPQSTPGYALDVEGASSSPTNAWLYQQYKNTAQQWRLTPVTSSRRTAATAAAGAHKPTAEPGTASQAASFWVFPNPNHGKATVSLTAEKDQRATVYLHNAQGLVSLFSVQAKAGLTEWAVPTTLAPGTYFCKTKLDGKDVSFTLQVQP, from the coding sequence ATGGCACATACCCTTTTACTCACTACCGCGGCCCTGCCCGGAGCACTGCACCGCTACGTACGCGGGCTGGCCTTGGCAGCAGGGCTGCTCCTAAGCTCAGCGGCTCACGCCCAGGAGCAGGCCCGCCCCGCCGACGCCCTGGCCGGGTCCATGGGCATTGGCGGCCGCCTCGACTGGGCCACCAACGAGGGCAACTTCCACCACGTCAGCGCCGCCATCCGCGGCGTGGGCTTCCGCTACGTGCGCGTGGGCGCCCTACCCGAATGTACGGGGTGCGACTCACGCGCCCAGTACTACCAAAACCTGCGCGACCTGGCCGACCAGGGCAATATCAAGTTCTGCGCCGTGGTGGACCGCTGGACCTCGCGCGAGGCGCTGGAAAACTTTCTGCAAGAGATGGGGCCGCGCGTCTACGCCCTGGAGGGCCAGAACGAAGCCTTCCACTTTGGGGAAGGCTTTGCCTACGCCAACTCCCTGGAGCTGCAACAGATGATTTGGTCGGTGGCCAAAGCCAACGGCCGCAACTTGCAGATGTATTCCTGGAGCCTGGGCGGCGACGCCGGCAACTACGACACCATGCCCAGCACCGACGCCTACTGCGACGCCGGCACCATCCACCCCTACCACTGGTTCGGCGACTACACCCGGGGCTACAACTCGGCCAAGGCCAGCGCCAGCCTGCACCAGGCCTGGCGCGCCGAGCGAAACGCCGACGGCAGCTGGTCGCACTACAAACGCTCGGGCTTCATCAGCGCCATCCGCAACAAGATGATCAGCCCCAGCAAGCCCGTGGTGGCCACCGAGGTGGGCTGGGCTACGATTAGCCTCACCGACCCGGCCGTTTCGACCAGTGCCCGCCTGCGCTTTGCCCCGCGCGTGTTCCTGGAAACCTTCAACGCCGGCATCATCCGCACGTTCTACTACAACATCTACGAAACCCAGGGCCGGGGCTACAGCCTGACCACGGGCCCGAACACCTCCACGCTCAACGACGCCGGGCTGGCCGTGAAAAACCTACTGGCCCTGACCGCCGATCCGGGCGCCTCCTTCACGCCCGGCTCCCTGAACTACTCCCTGAGCACGGCCAGCGGCATGGCCACCCAGGACGACCAGGAAGTTACCACCACCGAGATTCACCACACCCTGCTGCAAAAGCGCAACGGTAAGTTTCAGCTGATTTTGTGGGTGGATGCCAACTCCCACGACGGTGCCGTGGCCGACCAGAGCGTGACGGTGACCTTGAACGGGCTGACGGCCAGCAGCGTGGCCACCTACCGCCCGGTGCAGGGCACCAGCGTGGTGCAGACGTTTGCCAACACCGCCAGCTTCACCGTGGCCGTGCCCGACCACCCGCTCATTGTGGAGATTACGCCAGCCAGCTCGGGCGGCAACCCCAGCCCGGTACAGGCAGCGTACGGAGGCACCGCGCGCACCCTGCCGGGCACCATTCAGGCCGAGGACTACGACACGGGCGGCCAAGGCGTGGCCTATAGCGACTCGGACGGCGGCAACAACGGTGGCGCCTACCGCGCCGCCGAAGCCGTGGACCTGCAAGCCACCACCGACGCGGGTGGGGGCCAGAACGTGGGCTGGACCGCGGATGGCGAGTGGCTGGAGTACACGGTGAACGTGGCCACGGCCGGCGTCTACGACGTGAAGCTGCGCCTGGCCTCGCCCAGCGCGGGCAAGCAGCTGCGCGTGAAAGTGGGCACCACCACCCTGGGCACGGCGACGGTGCCGAACACCAGCACGTGGCAGACGTGGCAAACGGTAACCCTGCCGGGAGTCAGTCTGAGTGCCGGCAACAGCCAGGTGCTGCGCCTGGAAATTATTGGCGGCTCGTTCAACCTGAACTGGGTGCAGTTTGAGAGCAAGGGGCTGGCCGATGGCGTGTACACGCTGACGCCGGCGTGTGGGCCAGATGTACGCCTGGACGTGAGCAACGGCCTCATGGCTGATGGCACCGACGTGCGCACCTGGACGGTGAACCAGCACCCGGCGCAAGAGTGGCTGGTGCAGAAGCAGCCCGACGGCACCTACCGTCTTTCCTCGGCCATCAACAATAACTACGTGCTGGATGTGCGCGCGGGCAGCGCCAGCTCGGGCAACGGCACCGAGGTAGAGCTCTACCACTGGAACGGCGGGGCCAACCAGCGGTGGCTGTTGAACGACGTGGGCAATGGCTACTTTGAGCTGGTGCCGCAATCTACGCCGGGCTACGCCCTGGATGTGGAAGGCGCCAGCAGTAGCCCGACCAATGCGTGGCTGTACCAGCAGTACAAAAACACCGCCCAGCAGTGGCGCCTCACGCCCGTAACTAGCAGCCGCCGGACAGCCGCCACCGCTGCGGCCGGAGCCCACAAGCCCACGGCCGAGCCAGGCACGGCAAGCCAAGCGGCCAGCTTCTGGGTGTTTCCTAACCCCAACCACGGCAAAGCCACCGTGTCGTTGACGGCCGAAAAAGACCAGCGTGCCACCGTGTACCTGCACAACGCGCAGGGGCTGGTGAGCTTGTTCAGCGTGCAGGCCAAAGCCGGCCTGACCGAGTGGGCGGTGCCCACGACGCTGGCCCCAGGTACCTACTTCTGCAAAACCAAGCTCGACGGCAAAGACGTGAGCTTCACCCTGCAAGTGCAGCCGTAG